The Cryptococcus deuterogattii R265 chromosome 4, complete sequence genome segment CCTTGGCATTTCCTCTGACAATCAATTCTCTGACAACAGCTGAACCGTCCTTTGTGTGGACGATTTCAGGGAAACTCTCGGCACCAGCGGCCAACAGCTCATGCATCTTTTTAGAGGCAGCCTCGGCATCAAGGAACTTGTAGATGCACTGGACATATTCAAGAACAAGGCGGTGGAAGATAGCTTGACCAAGTGCGTTCTTCTGTGTGGCGTTGAAGACGTCCAAGACGGTCTTCTCGATAGCATCGAGCACCCGTTCCCGACCCTTACCTTCACCCATATCTTCCAGACTCGCCTCTAAACCCTTGACCTCAACACCCTGCTTGGCACCGTCAAATATTTTGACTTCCCTGGGGTAGAAGCCCCTAACAAGCAGTCTACGCTCCTTGGCGGATGCCCAGAGCTCGTAGAGGTCAGAAAGAGGGGTGACGGCGTGTGCGTGGTtaaggagattgagaagttGAGGGGCCAGATGAGGGATAAGCAGAGGGCGTACAGACGGGCAGTATCGAATGAGCTTTGACATAAGGAATTTGGAGTACTTGGATTCCATCATAGCCTTCCACTGAGGTTCAAGTTCCATAGCAACGCCCAGACGCTCTTCCTTGCCGCCATACTTGACAATCTAGTAATTTGTCAGCGCAACTCGAAATCTGAACGAATTGGACATACTGTCTGTAATACTCGACCACCCTTATGACCCCTGGACACCTCGATAACTCTTCCCTTGACAGCTTCCCAAAGTTCAGTTAtagccttcttcctctcctccttgctcAGATCAGCTCTCCTAGCAGTTTCCCACAACGGTAAAAGTGTGTCATgcaaaagaggatgagagggcAAGAGAGTCGTTCTGTGAGGCTGAGCAGCGTGAAGGGCTTGTTTCTCAGCTTTTGATAGACGTTTCTTTTCCTGGGCAGCTCCTTGGGCGTCACCGTCATCCATGTCAACATCGTTGCTTTCGGCTCCCCGGTCTTCCTGGTCTTCATCTGAAAATGATCCTTCGTCCATGctcacatcctcatcttgctCACCGCCTCCCTGGGTGATAGGCTTCTTGCGCTTTTtggtctcttcttctcgttcaCGAGGAGCAGATC includes the following:
- a CDS encoding pumilio domain-containing protein, giving the protein MAPKAAQKKRPASDAGSASKKAKITQPDKTSKAAAQKQSKPRSAPREREEETKKRKKPITQGGGEQDEDVSMDEGSFSDEDQEDRGAESNDVDMDDGDAQGAAQEKKRLSKAEKQALHAAQPHRTTLLPSHPLLHDTLLPLWETARRADLSKEERKKAITELWEAVKGRVIEVSRGHKGGRVLQTIVKYGGKEERLGVAMELEPQWKAMMESKYSKFLMSKLIRYCPSVRPLLIPHLAPQLLNLLNHAHAVTPLSDLYELWASAKERRLLVRGFYPREVKIFDGAKQGVEVKGLEASLEDMGEGKGRERVLDAIEKTVLDVFNATQKNALGQAIFHRLVLEYVQCIYKFLDAEAASKKMHELLAAGAESFPEIVHTKDGSAVVRELIVRGNAKDRKQILQPLRKHVEALCKDGDAQMVLFTAFDCVDDTKLMGKAFVSDIVSLAPDLAFDKHGRRAIFYLLTPTSTRHFIHAALTSLAESAQKAKEIGTSKKDVDVRRKELLSYASEGLVKLVEEKGEEMVRDPGAGLVVQEIMLYAQGDKSAAIKTLASFLTPPYPDPAPLDPNPDPTVSHPLDLSHAIRTYKLLLSGGHFDHKTQTLSIPDSSLSPAFSRAVWDGLTSAEAGGAENVERVCKGNAPFVMVELIEGMKKRGDGDEVKKVLGKKGVKETVEKSVRKGSALLAEKIGEL